A genomic window from Silene latifolia isolate original U9 population chromosome Y, ASM4854445v1, whole genome shotgun sequence includes:
- the LOC141629702 gene encoding uncharacterized protein LOC141629702, protein MAQMNYKIDQICNHTLRKKGRRHVESSDSDESHHSIPEPRGNNDDDRGLKLDIPEFEGELDAEKFLDWVRQAERVFEYKGYDEHKQFMVTTLKMTKYASLWYENLKKQRMRERKSKIETWNKLKKHLQKRFVPRDYEQQYLMLTSLSQGNLSVTDYIKEFKRLIMVCDLEEREEIQIARFIKGLSPSLAQRVEVQNFLDFNDVCKLALKFEKKDKEKKPLVARDGSKGVSPFYKSSATSSFNKEAKKEEPKDKGKGVDTDFKDMRARRCFKCQGYGHIANECPQKRALTLQELGEITPCFMVTNETEVNSVQNDGDEEDDEVLTHIVEPSYI, encoded by the coding sequence ATGGCACAAATGAATTACAAGATTGATCAGATTTGTAATCATACTCTTAGAAAGAAGGGGAGGAGGCACGTTGAAAGTTCAGATTCCGATGAGAGCCATCATTCCATTCCTGAACCAAGGGGGAATAATGATGATGAtcgtggattaaaacttgatatcCCGGAGTTTGAAGGAGAACTTGATGCTGAAAAATTCCTTGATTGGGTGAGACAAGCGGAGAGAGTCTTTGAATATAAAGGCTATGATGAACACAAGCAATTCATGGTTACTACCTTGAAAATGACCAAGTATGCATCCTTGTGGTATGAGAACCTTAAGAAGCAAAGAATGCGTGAAAGAAAGAGTAAGATTGAGACTTGGAATAAGTTGAAGAAGCACTTGCAAAAACGCTTCGTGCCAAGAGACTATGAACAGCAGTACTTGATGCTTACATCTCTTTCTCAAGGTAATTTAAGTGTGACTGATTACATTAAGGAGTTTAAAAGACTAATTATGGTGTGTGACCTTGAGGAACGGGAGGAGATACAAATTGCTCGATTCATTAAGGGTTTGAGTCCTTCATTGGCCCAACGAGTTGAAGTTCAGAATTTCCTTGATTTTAATGATGTGTGTAAGCTTGCTCTTAAGTTTGAAAAGAAGGACAAAGAAAAGAAACCCCTGGTTGCTCGTGATGGTTCTAAGGGTGTTAGTCCTTTTTATAAGTCAAGCGCTACATCATCGTTCAATAAGGAAGCAAAAAAGGAAGAAcccaaagacaaaggcaaaggagTTGATACTGATTTCAAAGATATGCGTGCTAGGAGATGCTTTAAGTGCCAAGGTTATGGACACATTGCTAACGAATGTCCCCAAAAGAGAGCGCTTACTCTTCAAGAGTTAGGTGAGATTACTCCATGTTTCATGGTGACAAATGAGACGGAGGTCAATTCTGTCCAGAACGATggagatgaagaagatgatgaggttcTCACTCATATTGTCGAACCATCATATATATGA